From the Sanguibacter sp. HDW7 genome, the window ACCGCGACGACCGGCGGCACGACGACCGGCAGGTAGGCGAGCACCGTGAAGACGCCGCGCATCCGACGGACCTCACGCATGAGGACCGCCGCCACGAGCGGCACGGGGTAGCCGAACAGCAGGGCGAGGAACGCGAAGTACACCGTGTTGCGGACCGCGATCGGCAGGACCGGGTCGGCGAGGACGTTGCGGAAGTTCTCGAGCCCGACGAACGTCGACTGCCCGACGAAGTTCGTCTCCTGGAAGCTCATGAGGACGGCGCGGCCGATGGGGAACCACGAGAAGACCCCGAAGATGAGCAGGAGCGGGAGGGCGAGGACGAGGGCGCTCAGCCCTCCCCCGCGCACCCACGTGAGCGGGCTGCGGCGGTGCGGCCTCACCAGGGACGTGTCGGCGCTCTCCGCGACGGGTGCGGGTGCGGTCATCGGTCGACCTTTCGTCGGGGACCTGCAGGGACGGGTCCCGGGCGGCGCATGCGCGCCGCCCGGGACCGTGACGGCGGGTGGCTCAGCTCTCGACGCCGTCGTCGATGAGCTTCTGCGCCTGGGTGTTGGCCTTCGCGAGGAGGGCGTCGACGTCAGCGTTCTTGTCCGTGAGGACCGCCTGGACGATCGGGAAGAGCAGACCGTACGTCGGCTGGGTCGAACGGCTCGGCTCGCCGACGAGCGGCTGGTCGAACATGACGTTCGTGTACGCCGACACGTGGTCGAGCGGCACGTTGATGTACTCCTTGATCCAGCCCATCGACGTCTCGTACTCCGCCTTCGAGAAGATCGGGAGCACGGGGGTGCCGACGGCCTGGCCGGCGTCGAACCGGGACTTCGCGTTGGCGACCGCGGCGTCCTGGTCGAGCTGCGGCTCGAGGTACCAGTGGTAGATCCACTTGACCGCAGCGTCCTTCTCAGCGTCCGTCGCGTCGGTGCGGACGGCCGCGTACGTGCCGCCCGTGAGCGCCCCGGCGTTCGCACCCTCGGTCGGGACCGGCGCGAGGCCGTAACCGAAGTCCTTCGTCACGCCGTTGTTCTCGACGAGCGCGTTGTAGATGTCGGAGCCCGACGTGTACATCGCGATCTGCCCCGCGGCGAACGCCGCGTTGATCTCGCCCCAGCCGAGCTCGGTGCCCGGGTAGATCGAGCCGTCCTCCCAGCGCAGCGCCTTGAGCCACTCGAGGTGCGCCTTGACCGCCGGGTCGGTGAGCGTCGCGGTGTACGTGTCGCCCGACGACGTCTGGACGCGGCCTCCGCGCGAGTACGCCGCGGCCGTGAGCTGCCAGCCGCCGGCGTTGTCGAGCGCCATCATGCCATAGCCCGGCACGCTGGTCTTCTCGGTGATCGTCTTCGCCGCAGCCCGGATCTCGTCCCACGTCGTCGGCGGCTTGTCGGGGTCGAGCCCCGCCTGCGTGAAGAGGTCACGGTTGTAGTGGAGCGTCACCGAGTAGAAGGACTTCGCGGGGATCGCGTAGATCTGACCGTCGGCGCCCTTGCCTGCGTCGATCGCGGCCGTCGAGAACTTGTCCTTGATGCCGAGGGCCGCGACCTGCGCGTCGAGGTTCGCGAGCTGGCCGTTCTCGATGAGCGTCTTGCCGTCCGTGAGGGGGATCTCGAAGACGGTCGGGAGGGTGCCGCCGGCGAGCTGCGTCGTGAAGGTCGACGCGAGCCACTGGTACTCGCGGGTCTCGACCTTGATGTTCGAGTACTTCGCCTCGAACGCCTTGACCCGCTCTTCGAGCTGGTCGACGGCCTCCTTCTTGGAGCCGGGCAGCAGGCCTGCGACCGAGATGGTCACCTGCTCGGCACCGGCGGTGGTGCCGGTCGAGCCGCCCGGCGTCGTCGACGCGCCCGGCGCCGGGGTGTCCGTGCCGCAGGCCGCCAGCAGCCCGAGCGTCAGCACGCCGGCCGTGGCCAGCGCGGTGGTGCGGTTGAGCCTCATCGTCACTCCTTCGTGGTCGACCCGGGACGGGTCGTCGAGGTGGGCTGGCTCGTGCGGAGCCACGCCGCGGAGTCCGTCGGGAGGACGCGGTCGACGATCGCCTCGGAGCTGAGGAGGACGTCGGCGTCCGGGAGCGCGACGGGGTCGCTCCCGAGGTTGACGACGCAGAGCACGTCGTCGCGGCGGAACGCGAGCACGTCCGCGCCGAGGTCGAGCCAGTCGAGCGCGCCGTGCGCGAGCCCGGGCTCTGACCGGCGCAGCGCGATCGCGCGCCGGTACAGGTGGAGGGTCGAGGCAGGGTTGCGTTCCTGCGTCTCGACCGTGAACGCCGACCATGTGGCCGGCTGCGGGAGCCACGGCGTCGACCCTGCCGGGCCGAATCCGAAGGGCGGGACCGTGCCGGACCATGGGAGAGGCACGCGGCAGCCGTCGCGGCCCGGGTCGACGCCGCCCGAGCGGGCGTGCATCGGGTCCTGGATGCGTGACGGCGGCAGCTCGACCTCCGGGAGACCGAGCTCGTCGCCCTGGTAGACGTAGAGCGCGCCGGGGAGCGCGGCCGTGAGCAGCGCTGCTGCGCGCGCTCGTCTGACCCCGAGGGCGAGGTCGCTCGGCGTGCCGAAGCGCTTGGCACGGAAGGCGAACGACGAGTCTGCGCGACCGTAGCGGGTCGCGGGCCGCGTGATGTCGTGGTTGGACAGGACCCACGTCGCGGGCGCGTCGGTCGTCGCGTGGGCGGCGAGCGTCGCGGTGATCGACTCGCGCATCGAGCCCGCGTCCCACGGGCGGGTCATGAAGTCGAAGTTGAACGCTGTGTGCATCTCGTCGGGCCGCAGGTAGCGCACGAACCGCTCGGTGTCGGGCAGCCACACCTCGCCGACGAGCACGCGCGGCTCGTCGTAGGCGTCGGCGACGGCGCGCCAGGCGCGGTACACGTCGTGGAGCTCGTCGCGGTCGACGTAGGGGTGCTCCCCCGGCGTGACGTCGGCAGGGACCGTCGCCGGGAACGTGTCGTCCTTGACGAGGAGCGCGGCCGAGTCGATGCGGATGCCTGCGACCCCGCGGTCGAACCAGAACCGCAGCACGGCCTCGTGCTCGGCGCGGACGTCGGGGTGGTTCCAGTTGAGGTCGGGCTGCTCGGGCGTGAAGAGGTGGAGGTACCACTCGCCGGGCGTGCCGTCGGGGTTCGTCGTCCGGGTCCACGTCGGGCCCTGGAACTCCCCCGTCCAGGCCGTCGGACGGACGGAGCCGTCGTGGCCGAGGCCCGGGCGGAACCAGAAGCGTTCGCGGGCGGGGTCGCCCGGGGCTGCGGCGAGCGCCTCGCGGAACCACGGGTGCTCGTCGGAGACGTGGTTGGGGACGACGTCGACGATCGTACGGATGCCGGCCTCGCGCGCCTCGCGGATGAAGGCCTCGGCGTCCTCGAGCGTCCCGAAGCGGGGGTCGACCGCGCGGTAGTCGGCGATGTCGTAGCCGCCGTCGGCGAGGGGCGAGCGGTAGAAGGGGGTGAACCAGACTGCGTCGACGCCGAGGTCGCGGAGGTACGGGATGCGGGCTCGCGCTCCCGCGAGGTCTCCCGTGCCGTCGCCGTCGCCGTCGGCGAAGCTCCGGGGGTAGATCTCGTAGATGACCGCGTGGCGCCACCAGGGTGCGGTGATCGCGACGTTCGTCACGTCGTCCACGGTTGCTCCTCGTCGTCGGGGATGCGGGCTTCTCCCGCTCCCCTAACGTAAGAGAACGACAGGACCCGCGCAAGAACTCGACAAGACGTTTATCGAAACGAGACATCCCATGGATTTCTGTCGCTGCGTCGCCGAGGCCGCCCCGCAGAGCACGACGACGGCGGCCCCCGAAGGGACCGCCGTCGTCGACGCACCAGCGCCCACCTGCGACGCAGCTCTCGGCCCGCACCAGCGGGCACCACGCTCAGCCCGCCGCAGGCCGCGCCGGCGCCGTCGACCGCCGCACGACGAGCTCGGGCTCGAAGAGCAGCTCGTCGCTCGCGACGTCCTGCCCCGCGATGAGCTGCGTGAGGAGTCCGACCGCGGCCCGCCCCATCGGCTCGATCGGCTGCCTCACCGTCGTGAGCGCCGGATCCGTCGAGTTCATGAGCGCGGAGTCGTCGAAGCCCACGACCGAGACGTCCTCCGGGACCGACCGTCCCGAGCGCCGCACCGCACGGATCGCGCCGAGCGCGAGCGGGTCCGACGCGCACAGGACCGCCGTCACCCCGCGCGCGAGCAGACGCGCGACCGTCGCCTGGCCCGACTCGAGCGAGTAGTCCGACCGCACGACGTCAGCCTCGGCGAGCTCGATGCCGTGGCGCTCCGCGAGGATGAGGGCCGCCGCGAGCTTGCGCTCCGACGGGATGTGGTCGGCCGGCCCGAGCAGCAGGCCGATCCTCTCGTGACCGAGCGAGACGACGTGCTCGAACGCCTGCGTCATCGCGACGAGGTCGTCGCACGACACCGTCGGGACCTCGAGGTCCTCGACCGAGGCGCTCATGAGGACGAGCGGCAGCCCCAGGTCGACGAGCCGGTGGTAGTGCGCGTGGTCCGCGCGACGCTCGGTGTACTGGCCGCCCGTGAAGATCACGCCCGACACCTGCTGCCCGAGGAGCAGGTCCATGTACTCGGCCTCCGAGACGCCGCCCGCCGAGCGCGTGCACAGCACCGGCGTGAAGCCGTTCTGCGCGAGCGCCCCGCCGATGACCTCGGCGAGCGCCGGGAAGATCGGGTTCGAGAGCTCCGGCAGGACCAGGCCGACGAGCCGGTTGCGCTCGCCCCGCAGCTTCGTCGGCCGCTCGTAGCCCATGACGTCGAGCGCCGTGAGCACCGCATCCCTCGTCGCCTGCGACACCCCCGGCTTGTCGTTGAGCACACGGCTCACCGTGGCCTCGGAGACCCCGACCTTCTTCGCCACCTCGGCGAGACGCTTCGACATGGCCACACCCTACTCAGCCGAGACCGCACACCCGGACGAGGAGCACTCCGGCTCCCGCACAGGCCCACGAGACGAGGGAGCCGACGAGGAACTCCTCGGCCTTGGTGCCGCGCGCCCGGTCCGCGGAGATCTCCGGGAAGCGCACGACGCCCTTGGCCGCGAGGACGGCGGCGATGACGGGGAACGCGCCCGCGAGAGCGAGCACGAGGACGAGGACCCTCTCGAGCGGACCGATGTACCGGCCGCCGCGCATGACAGGACCCGGCACGGGCTGCGCCTCCACGGCGCTGACGGAGGCGAGGTCACGGCCACGCACCGTGAGACGCCACCCTGTCGGGCGGCGGAAGGCCTGCAGCGGGGCGGCATCGCCGTCTGGCAGCGCGGCGGCATCGCCGTCCGGCAGGCGCCGGGCGCGCGCGAGAGCCGCGCGCGTCACGATGTTCGCGGTCCGCGTGAGCCCGACGAGCACGACCACGACGGCGAGCGCGACCGCGACCGGGACGCCCTCGCGGCCCGGGACGGTCCGCGCCCACGCGTCGACGAGCGGCCCCGCGGGCACGGGCCCGGGGACGAGCGCGGCGACGACGAGGACCGCGGCGAGCGCCGCGGCGGGCCACGCGCGGGGCGGAGCCGCCGGCACCCCGTCGTCCACGGAACCCGCGTGCGGCATGAGCGTCGCCCAGGCGCCCGCGACGAGCGCCCCGACGACGACGGTGACGACGTGCGCGCCGAGCCCGACGACGAGCGTGACGCCGACCGCGGCGACGGCGAGCGCGACGAGCAGGGCGAGGGCCCGTCGGGGGAGGCGCGCGCCGCGCGCGACGTCGGCCGTGACGACGAGCGCGAGGACGACTGCCGCTGTCACCGGACCGCCTCCTCGAGGAGCGCGAGCGCCCCGACGAGCGCCGTGCCGCCCGAGCGGCGCAGCCCCTGGGAGACGGCGGGCTGCGTGACGTCGTGCAGGGCCGCGACCTGGGCCTGGGTGCGGCCGAGCGCGGACGCGCCGACGTAGGAGCGCTGGGAGGGGGTCATGCCGTCGATCATCCTGTCCGTGACGAGAAGCTGCGCGTCGACGAGGGCGACCGAGTCGTCGGCGCCTCCCGAGGTGGCCCCGTCGAGGTACCACGTGCGCACCCACGGCGACTCCTTGCGGTCGGCGCGACGGTGGGCCTCGTCGATCGCGTCGCGTGCGGACCACCAGGCGGAGCCGTCCTTGATCGCAGGCCCGTCGCCGTCCTGCGCGACGTCGCGGGTCTCACCGCGGCCGATGCCGACGCGGACGTCGATCCCGTCCGGCAGGAGGAGGCGGGCGACGGTCGCGGTCCACACGGCGGCGGGCAGCGTGGCGGCAAGTGCCTGGAACTCGTCGCCGACGGTCGCCCAGAGGGGCGTCTCGAGCGGGACGACGTCGTGGGCGCGGGCGAAGGCGTCGAGCACGTCGGTCTGAGCCGCTGCGCGGTCGGCGAGGTCGCGCGAGCGGACGATGTCGACGATGAGGGCGTACCGCGGACTACTCATGACTCAACTATAAGCATAACGCTTATAGTTTGCTAGGTATAACGTCGTCGCCGGGCTCGAAGCGGTAGCCCATCCCCGGGCTCGTCAGCAGGTGCCGCGGCGCCGCCGGATCCTCCTCGAGCTTGCGCCGCAGCTGCGCGACGTACACCCGCAGGTAGTGCGTGTCCCGCACGGCCGACGGCCCCCACACCTCCCGAAGCAGCTGCTCACGCCCCACGACCCGACCACGGTGCCGCACGAGCAGCTCGAGCAGCCCCCACTCCGTCGGGCTCAGCCGCACCTCCTCCCCGGCACGCACGACCGTGCGGCGCGCGAGGTCGATCGTCAGCGCCCCCGCGACGACGACAGCCGCCTCGACGTCCTCGGGGCGGTCCGCCCGCCTCACCGCCGCCCGCAGCCGCGCCATGAGCTCGGGCAGCGCGAACGGCTTCGTCACGTAGTCGTCCGCACCCGCGTCGAGCGCGTCGACCTTGTCCTCGCCGAGCTGCCGCGCCGAGAGCACGAGGATCGGCACCCGGCTCCACCCCCGCACCGCCGCGATGACGTCGGTCCCCGGCATGTCCGGCAGGCCCAGGTCGAGCAGCACGACGTCGGGCGCCGAGACGGCCGCCGCGTCGATCCCCTCGGTCCCCGTCGCCGACGTGACGACCTCCCAGCCGTGCGCACGCAGCGCGATCGCCATGGCGCGCAGCAGCCCCGGGTCGTCGTCGACGACGAGCACACGGTTGCCGCTCATCGCTCCCCCTCCTCCTCGCCGTCCCGGACGGCACGCGGCACGACGACGACGGCCGTCAGGCCTCCGCCCGGGGTGTCCTCGACGACGATCGTCGCACCCATCGCCCGAGCCAGGCCGTCGGCGACCGCCAGCCCGAGCCCGATGCCCGAGCCCGTCGCCTGCCCGAGCCGTTCGAAGGGCTGGAACATCCGCGCCTTCGCCACGTCGTCGACCCCCGGACCACGGTCCACGATCCGCACCTCGACGACGCTCTGCACCGCCGACGTCCCCACGAGCACGGGCTCGCCCGCGCCGTAGCGCACAGCGTTCGCGACGAGGTTCTCGACGACCCGCTCGAGCAGCGCCGCGTCCGTCCGGACGAACGGCAGGTCCTCGGGCAGGTCGAGCGTGACGAGCCCCAGGTACGGCTCGACCGCGAGCGGCACGACCTCGTCGAGCGACACCTCGCGCAGCGCGGGGGCGACCGCCCCCGCCTGCAGCCGCGAGAGATCGAGCAGGTCGTCGATGAGCCGACCGAGCCGGTCCGTCGACGCCGACGCGGTCTCGAGCAGCACCGCACGGTCGTCGTCGTCGAGCCCCGGCCCGCCGAGGCCGTCGAGCGCGGTCCGCATCGCCGCCAGAGGCGTCCGAAGATCGTGCGAGACGGCCGCCAGCAGCGCCGAGCGCGCCGCGTCGGACCGCTCCGCGACCGCAGCGCGCGCAGCCTCCTCACGCAGCCGACGATGCTCGACGACGATGCCCGCCTGCGCGGCGAACGCGTCGAGCACGCGACGGTCGCCCGCGGGCAGGGGCCGCCCGTCGAGCACGAGCCGACGCTCGTCGTCGACCTCGACGACCGTCGTCGTGCCCTCCGGGACCCCGTCGCGCGACGCCGAGGCGAGCACGCGCCAGCCATCGCCCGCACGCTCCGCAAGCTCAACGCGCGCAAGCCCGAACGTCTCGGCGAGCCGCTCGACGACCGCCTCCGACGTGTCCTGACCCGCGAGGACCGACCGCGACAGGCCCGCGAGCGCCGACGCCTCCGCACGCGCCCGGAAGGCCTGCGCCGAGCGCCGGGCCGCATGGTCGACGACGAGCGCGACAGCCCCCGAGATGACGACGAACACCCCGAGCGCGAGAAGGTTCTCGGGCTCGGCGACCGTGAGCCGTCCGCGCGGCGCGACGAAGAACCAGTTGAGGCACAGGAACGAGACGATCGCTGCCGCGAGCGCAGGTCCGAGCCCGCCGAGGAGCGCCGCGCCCACGGACGTCGCGAGGAACAGCAGGACCTGGGTCGTGAGCTCCGCGCCGACGACGCCGTGGAACCCCCACGTGAGCAGCGCGGGCATGACGAGCGCGAACCCCCACCCCCACAGCCGGCGCGGACGCGACAACGGGCTCGCGCCGCGCCGGACACCGCGCCGCGCGCGCGCCTGGTCGTGTGTGACGAGGTGGACGTCGATCGAGCCCGCGAGCCGCGCGACCTCGCTCGCGGTCGAGCCGAGCAGCGCCTCGCGCACGCGCGAGCGGCGGGAGACGCCGACGACGACCATCGTCGCGTTGACACCCTGGGCGAGGTCGACGACGGCGTGCGCGACGTCCTCGCCGACGACCGAGTGGAGGGTGCCGCCGAGACGTTCGACGAGGGCGCGCTCGGCCGCGATGACGTCGGCCGTCGCGCTCGGCAGGCCGTCCGTCGCGAGGACGTGGACGGCGTGCAGCTCGGCACCTGCCGCACGCGCCGCGATGCGGGCGGCGCGACGCAGGAGCGTCTCGCTCTCGGGTCCCCCGGTCACGGCGACGACGACGCGCTCGCGCGCCGGCCACGTCTCGGCGATCTCATGCTCGGCGCGGTAGCGGACGAGGGCGTCGTCGACGCGGTCGGCGAGCCACAGGAGGGCAAGCTCGCGCAGCGCGGTGAGGTTGCCCTCCCGGAAGTAGGAGGCGAGCGACGCGTCGATCTGCTCGGCGCGGTAGACGTTGCCGTGCGCGAGACGGCGCCGCAGCGCCTGAGGCGTGAGGTCGACGAGCTGGACCTGCGCGGCGTCCCGCACGACCTGGTCGGGGACGGTCTCGCGCTGGCGCACGCCCGTGATCTGCTCGACGTCGTCGCCGAGCGACTCGAGGTGCTGGACGTTGACGGTCGCGAGGACGTCGATGCCGGCGGCGAGGATCTCAGCGACGTCCTGCCAGCGCCACGCGTTGCGGCTGCCGGGCGCGTTGGAGTGCGCGAGCTCGTCGATGCAGACGACCTGGGGCCGTCGGGCGACGACCGCGTCGACGTCGAGCTCGCCGAGCTCGACGCCCCGGTGCACCACGCGCAGACGCGGGACCTCGGGCAGCCCGCGGACGCGGACGGCGGTCTCGGCGCGGCCGTGCGTCTCGACGAGCGCGACGACGACGTCCGTGCCGCGCGCGAGCCGGCGGCGGGCGTCGTCGAGCATCTCGCAGGTCTTGCCGACGCCCGGGGCGGCCCCGAGGTACACGGTGAGCCTGCCGCGCGGCCCGGGCTCCTGCCCCGGCTCGGAGGCCGGGGCAGGCGTGGGTGCCGGGGCCGGCGGCGGAGCGCCCGCGAGCACGGGGTCAGGCTCGTCGGCGGGTCCTGCCCCGGGTGACGGCATCGAGGTCATGGTCACGGTCTACCAGTCCCCGTGGGCAAGTTCGATGTTGAGACGCAGGACGTCGACCCGCGGCTCGCCGAGCACCCCGAGGTCGCGACCCTCGGTGAGCCGGGCGACGAGCGCGTGCAGCCGCGCCGGCTCGACGCCGCGCGCCTCCGCGACCGTCGCGACCTGCGCGTCCGCCCAGGCGGGCGACACGTGCGGGTCGAGGCCCGAGGCCGACGACGTGAGAGCGTCGGCCGGGACCTGCGCGGGGTCGAGGCCGTGCTCGGCCGCGAGCGCGGCTCGCCGCTCGGCGATCGTCGCGACGAGGCCCGCGTCGTTCGGCCCGAGGTTGGTCGCGCCGGACGCGAGCCCGTCGTAGTTGTTCGCCGACGGGCGGCCGTGGAACCACGTCGCGGCGGCGGCACCCGTCGTCCAGTCCTGTCCGAGCAGCTCGGAGCCGACGACGGCGCTGCCCGCGGTGTCGGTGACGGAGCGGGCGCGGGAGCCGTCGGCCCGCACGAGCGAGCCGTTCGCCTGCCACGGCAGGGCGAGCTGTGCGACGCCCGTGAGGACGAGCGGGTACGCGACGCCGCACAGGAGCGTGAGGACGAGCAGGGCGCGGACGGCGACGGCCGTCTGGCGACCGAGAGCGACGAGGCGTGTCGCCGCAGCCCGGCGGGCGGAGCCTCGGGGCGCAGCAGGTCGTGGCCCCGAGGGACGAGGGGCAAGGGCGGTGGTCATGTGTGGTCCTCTCAGAACCCGGGGAGCAGCGACACGAGGAGGTCGATGAGCTTGATGCCGACGAACGGCGCGATGACGCCGCCGACGCCGTAGACGAGCAGGTTGCGTCGCAGGAGCGTCGCCGCACCGAGCGGGCGGTAGCGCACGCCGCGCAGGGCGAGCGGGACGAGCGCCGCGATGATGAGCGCGTTGAAGATCACCGCGGAGACGATCGCGGACTGCGGGCTGCTCAGCCGCATGATGTCGAGCGCGCCGAGCTGGGGCAGGGTGCCCGCGAACATCGCGGGGAGGATCGCGAAGTACTTCGCGACGTCGTTGGCGATCGAGAAGGTCGTGAGGGCGCCGCGGGTGATGAGGAGCTGCTTGCCGATCTCGACGATCTCGACGAGCTTCGTCGGGTCGGAGTCGAGGTCGACCATGTTGCCGGCCTCCTTCGCGGCCGCGGTGCCCGAGGCCATCGCGACGCCGACGTCGGACTGCGCGAGCGCCGGGGCGTCGTTCGTGCCGTCGCCCGTCATGGCGACGAGCCTGCCGCCGGCCTGCTCGCGGCGGATGAGCGCGAGCTTGTCCTCGGGGGTCGCCTGGGCGAGGACGTCGTCGACGCCTGCCTCGGCGGCGATCGCGCGGGCGGTGACGGGGTTGTCGCCCGTCACCATGACGGTGCGGATACCCATGGCGCGCAGCGTCGCGAACCGTTCGGTGAGCCCTGGCTTGACGACGTCGGAGAGCCGGACGACGCCGAGGACGCGGGCGTGCCCCTTGCCCGTGCGGGTCGCGACGACGAGCGGCGTCGCGCCCGCGGCGGCGACCTCGCCGACGACTGCGTCGAGCTCTGCGGCGTCGGCCCCGTCGTCCGTCACGCCGGTCGAGCGGACCCAGCGCTGGACGGCGTCGGCGGCGCCCTTGCGGAGCTCGCGCGCCGCGGTGCCGTCGTGCCCAGGACCGCCGTGCCCGGAGCCGCCGGCCTGCGCGGGCAGGTCGAGACCGGACATGCGGGTGTGCGCCGTGAACGGGATGACGACGGCACCCGCGGGGGCCTCGTCGGGCCCGGGGCACAGCTCGAGGATGCTGCGGCCCTCGGGCGTGTCGTCGCCGAGCGAGGCGAGGCGGACGGCCGTCGCGAGCTCGTCGGGCGTCGTCCCGCCGACCGGCAGGAGCGCGGTCGCCCGGCGGTTGCCGAACGTGATCGTGCCCGTCTTGTCGAGCAGGAGGACGTCGACGTCGCCCGCAGCCTCGACCGCGCGGCCCGAGGTCGCGAGCACGCCGCGCCGCACGAGCCGGTCCATGCCGGCGATGCCGATCGCGGACAGCAGGGCGCCGATGGTCGTCGGCACGAGGCATACGAGGAGGGCGACGAGCACGACGACGTCCTGGCCCGCACCCACCCGCGACGCGAAGGGCGCGAGCGTGACGACCGCGAGGAGGAACACCACGGTGAGGGTCGTCAGGAGGATGCCGAGCGCGACCTCGTTGGGGGTGCGCTGCCGCTCGGAGCCCTCGACGAGGGCGATCATGCGGTCGAGGAACGTCTGGCCGGGCTCGGCCGTGATGCGCACGACGATCCGGTCCGAGAGGACGACGGTTCCGCCGGTGACGGCCGAGCGGTCGCCGCCCGACTCGCGCACGACGGGCGCGGACTCGCCCGTGATCGCGGACTCGTCGACAGTCGCGACGCCCTCGATGACGTCGCCGTCGCCCGGGATCGTCTCGCCCGCGGACACGACGACGACGTCGCCGACCGTGAGCCGCGTCGAGAGGACCTCGACCGTCGGGAGGCGATCGAGCCCTGTCGTGGACACGAGCGTGTCGACGGGTGCGTCGATCCGGCGCGCGGTCGTCTCCCGCTGCGTCGCACGCAGGCTCGACGCCTGGGCACGGCCGCGGGACTCCGCGACGGCCTCGGCGGCCGTCGCGAGCAGGAGCGTGAGCCAGAGCCACACCGTGACGGTGAGGCGGAACGCGTCGGGCTCGACGACGGTCGCGACGGTCGTGACGACCGCGCCGAGCTCGACGAGCAGGAGGACGGGCGTCCGGGCGAGGAGCCGCGGGTCGAGCTTGCGGAAGGCCGCGGGCAGGGCGTCGCGGAGCATCGCGAGGGTGAGGCCGCGCGTGGCGGCCTGGCGGGGGCGGCTCGGGGTAGCGACCGGAGCAGCGGGTGCGGGTGCGGGTGCGGTGGGTGGCGCGGCGGGTGTCGGGCGGGCGGTCATGACAGCGACTCCAGGATCGGGCCGAGGGTGAGGACGGGGATGAAGGTCAGGCCGACGACGACGAGCGTCACGGACGTGAGCAGCCCGACGAACAGGGGGCCGTGCGTCGGCAGCGTGCCCGCCGAGACGGGGACGGACGACGCCGAGGCGAGGCGGCCCGCGAGCGCGAGCAGCAGGACGATCGGCACGAGGCGGCCGAGCAGCATGGCGATGCCGATCGCCGTGTCGTAGAAGGGGCTCGCGGCGGCGAGGCCGCCGAACGCGGAGCCGTTGTTGTTGGCGCCCGACGCGAAGGCGTAGACGATCCGGGAGAGCCCGTGGGCGCCTGGGTCGCCTGCGGCCGCGTCGGCCGTCGGGACGAGCACGGCGGTCGCGGAGCCGAGCAGGACGAGCGCGGGCATGGTGAGGACGTAGCCCGCGACGAGCGTCATCTCGTGGCGGCCGATCCGCTTGCCGAGGTACTCGGGGGTGCGTCCAACCATGAGCCCTGCGAGGAAGACGGTGAGCACCGCGAGGACGAGCATGCCGGCGAGGCCCGAGCCGACGCCTCCGGGGGCCACCTCGCCGAGGAGCATCGTGAACATCGCGACGCCGCCGCCCGGGGCCGTGAGCGAGTCGTGGGCGGCGTTGACGGCTCCCGTGGACGTGCCTGTCGTCACGGCCGCGAAGAGGGCCGACGCGGCCTGCCCGAGACGGACCTCCTTGCCCTCGAGCGCGGCGCCGGCAGCGGCAGGGACCGCCCCCGGGCCGGCGAGCTCGGCCCACGTGAGCAGCGTCGCGGAGCCGACGAGGAGCGTCACCATCGTCG encodes:
- a CDS encoding DUF4118 domain-containing protein codes for the protein MTSMPSPGAGPADEPDPVLAGAPPPAPAPTPAPASEPGQEPGPRGRLTVYLGAAPGVGKTCEMLDDARRRLARGTDVVVALVETHGRAETAVRVRGLPEVPRLRVVHRGVELGELDVDAVVARRPQVVCIDELAHSNAPGSRNAWRWQDVAEILAAGIDVLATVNVQHLESLGDDVEQITGVRQRETVPDQVVRDAAQVQLVDLTPQALRRRLAHGNVYRAEQIDASLASYFREGNLTALRELALLWLADRVDDALVRYRAEHEIAETWPARERVVVAVTGGPESETLLRRAARIAARAAGAELHAVHVLATDGLPSATADVIAAERALVERLGGTLHSVVGEDVAHAVVDLAQGVNATMVVVGVSRRSRVREALLGSTASEVARLAGSIDVHLVTHDQARARRGVRRGASPLSRPRRLWGWGFALVMPALLTWGFHGVVGAELTTQVLLFLATSVGAALLGGLGPALAAAIVSFLCLNWFFVAPRGRLTVAEPENLLALGVFVVISGAVALVVDHAARRSAQAFRARAEASALAGLSRSVLAGQDTSEAVVERLAETFGLARVELAERAGDGWRVLASASRDGVPEGTTTVVEVDDERRLVLDGRPLPAGDRRVLDAFAAQAGIVVEHRRLREEAARAAVAERSDAARSALLAAVSHDLRTPLAAMRTALDGLGGPGLDDDDRAVLLETASASTDRLGRLIDDLLDLSRLQAGAVAPALREVSLDEVVPLAVEPYLGLVTLDLPEDLPFVRTDAALLERVVENLVANAVRYGAGEPVLVGTSAVQSVVEVRIVDRGPGVDDVAKARMFQPFERLGQATGSGIGLGLAVADGLARAMGATIVVEDTPGGGLTAVVVVPRAVRDGEEEGER
- the kdpC gene encoding K(+)-transporting ATPase subunit C, which gives rise to MTTALAPRPSGPRPAAPRGSARRAAATRLVALGRQTAVAVRALLVLTLLCGVAYPLVLTGVAQLALPWQANGSLVRADGSRARSVTDTAGSAVVGSELLGQDWTTGAAAATWFHGRPSANNYDGLASGATNLGPNDAGLVATIAERRAALAAEHGLDPAQVPADALTSSASGLDPHVSPAWADAQVATVAEARGVEPARLHALVARLTEGRDLGVLGEPRVDVLRLNIELAHGDW
- the kdpB gene encoding potassium-transporting ATPase subunit KdpB, producing MTARPTPAAPPTAPAPAPAAPVATPSRPRQAATRGLTLAMLRDALPAAFRKLDPRLLARTPVLLLVELGAVVTTVATVVEPDAFRLTVTVWLWLTLLLATAAEAVAESRGRAQASSLRATQRETTARRIDAPVDTLVSTTGLDRLPTVEVLSTRLTVGDVVVVSAGETIPGDGDVIEGVATVDESAITGESAPVVRESGGDRSAVTGGTVVLSDRIVVRITAEPGQTFLDRMIALVEGSERQRTPNEVALGILLTTLTVVFLLAVVTLAPFASRVGAGQDVVVLVALLVCLVPTTIGALLSAIGIAGMDRLVRRGVLATSGRAVEAAGDVDVLLLDKTGTITFGNRRATALLPVGGTTPDELATAVRLASLGDDTPEGRSILELCPGPDEAPAGAVVIPFTAHTRMSGLDLPAQAGGSGHGGPGHDGTAARELRKGAADAVQRWVRSTGVTDDGADAAELDAVVGEVAAAGATPLVVATRTGKGHARVLGVVRLSDVVKPGLTERFATLRAMGIRTVMVTGDNPVTARAIAAEAGVDDVLAQATPEDKLALIRREQAGGRLVAMTGDGTNDAPALAQSDVGVAMASGTAAAKEAGNMVDLDSDPTKLVEIVEIGKQLLITRGALTTFSIANDVAKYFAILPAMFAGTLPQLGALDIMRLSSPQSAIVSAVIFNALIIAALVPLALRGVRYRPLGAATLLRRNLLVYGVGGVIAPFVGIKLIDLLVSLLPGF